The region TCCAGGTCTTCAGTCTCGGACGTGACGTAAGTGAGTGGCCGGCAGTTTACTATGCACTCAGCTTCGCAGAGGGCCTTGGCGAGTTCTTCGAAGGTGAGGCGCTGCCTTCCCAGACACCGTTTCAGGGCGTCCTTGACGGAGCGGACCATCCTTTCCCACCACCCGCCCCACCAAGGTGCTCTCtccacaatgaatttccacgGGATGCGGTAGGTAGCGGCGAAATTCAGTACATCTTCGGAGGAGAGCAGACGAGACACCTGATGAAAGGTGCGGGCGTTGTCGGACATCATGAGGGATGGTACGCCGCGTCTGGAAGGGAAACGCCGGAAGGCACTGAGGAAGTGTTGCGCGGACATCCCGGTCGCTAACTCGAGTTGCACCGCACGTGTGACGCCGCAGGTGAGAAGGACTATGTACGCCTTTCGCTGCTTGCCGTCTTCGTGCACGTACAAAGGGCCCGCGATGTCCACGCCCACCACATCAAATTGGTTCGTGGGAGTAACTCTTTCACGCGGGAGAGGAGCAACCGGTGCAGTCTGTGAGGACAGCCGTCGACGCCTACACTGTAGGCACGTTTGGAGCACGCGGCGAACAGTCTGCAGGCCCTTGACAATCCAGTACTTCAGCCGCAGTTCGCAGAGGGTGTCTTGCACTCCGGTGTGGTGGAGACGCCGGTGGACGTCAAGCACGAGCAACTCTCTGAGACGGTGCTTGGCCGGGAGAAGTACAGGATGCCGGGCGCTGTCCTCTTCGTGGGCGAACTGCAATCTTCCTCCACCCGAAGGAGTGAGTTTGCGTCCAAGTATGGGTTCAGCGTCAAACGAGCAGACGAGCGGGAGATGGGTCGCGCCGCCTGAAGGTCAACGACATCTGCGCCAAAGCATTGTAGTTGAGTGCGGCGGACCCATAGAAGCTCTGCCGAATGCAGTTCTTGCGCAGAGATGGGCCCGGTGAGCCTTGATCCGGGTCTCTGCGAGTTGTTGACATATCTGAGCACGTATGCTGTCACTCTAAGCACGCGGCTGAGTAGACTGTAGACCTCTAACCGGAGGATGGGCTCCCCATGGCGGATCGCGACTAGACAGCACGTCTCTTCCGTCCGCGGGGACGATGGGGTGCGGTTCGATGTGGGTTCGAGAGGCCGGTCGACACTACCAGGCAACCATGGGGGTCCAACCCACCACAGCTGGCTGCCGACGAGCTCGTCCGCGGAGATTCCTCTCGTGAGCAGGTCATCTGGGTTATGTTTTCCCGTCACGCCACTGACTAGGATCGGTGAGGTGCCGTATCTCCCGCACGCGGCCTTCTACAAACTGCGGGCACCGTGAAGCCGTGTTCTTGACCCACTGCAGGCTCTCGCCCTTTCtgcctatcgaaattgcttggtccctggcccaatccagcccagcaacgctctgcgctcaaagctcttctgagatttctggacaccatcggacttcgatcgttattgtgaaggggctcgttattttattccccccattcccaccagcaatgaggtagagtatcgcctatggcgatgaaattccccactCTGCatggtcaaaaataaagttgttgttgttggtggctGTTTTGTCCATTTATTTGGTTTCTGAGTTGGGCACAGATCTCACTTCAATCAAGTACACTGATGCAACCTGCAAAGGAATGTGCTCTACCTGTGACAGGAAGATGGTATTTTTCCCATTGTTCCATGGCTGTGTGCGGAGGAAGTGGTGTTGCTTATGCTTCCTCTTTGGCGCCACTTCTATGTTCCTCTATTTTGCATACTTTGTGATTTGATTTTTGCATATCCTCTCGTTACTCATGATGATATTTTTGAATAAGCCTCAACACGATCACCTTCATGAATCACTACAGATAATGTCATGCACGTCATGCCCATATACTTCTTTTGCACTGGATAGCATTTTGATACCAGTTCCGGTTTCCACGTCGTCGAATTTCACAGCAAGAGCACATATGTTATCTCGTCCTCCTGGGTCAGTCACACAGTCGCTGGGACATATGCCCACTGGCCAGAAGGGGTATCCAAACTAAAGGTCAATAAGCTCATCAGAACTCATGAAGGTCCAAAAGACACTTGGACTCTCCATCATATTCGCATTCTCCACACCACAAGTGAGGGTGTGTCCTGCATGCCTGCTACTGTATACATCCGCTCTCCTTTCTGTAAGTGGCAGGTGATCATTTGTGCATATTGCTGGTCGCAAACTCTGTTTCAACTGCAGCTTGGTTATTTAATTATGTGTGACAAAAGTGCATCGCATACGATTATTTTTGTAAACATACCATGTGGGCGAAATGTGGTTTTGTGGATCATTTTTTCACAATTAACAAAAACTGCATTTTGAAACAGGCGTGAAAATTATTTTCAGTGTCATAGGTGGGACACCTCTTTTCCTTTATAATAACTAGCTTTGAATTTTCAGTGTGACTGAAGCAGTAAAGCTAGGACTTCGTACTCGTCACCATCTACGCTATTTCGCTGTGTACTAACGAGCAGAAAATTAAATTCGCTTTCAGATGATGCAGATGAGGCTTTTGATCTTCTCCCTGCTGCTGAGGATACTTCTAACTTAGAACGTGATGAAGAATACCGAAAAAGAACTCGGAAAACACGCAAGCGAATTATAACAATATAGTGATGAAGATGATAATCAGGAAGAGAAACAAGAACCAGaacgaaaagaagaaaggtTTACTCCTTTTCTAGTATAACAGTTCCCGTTTGTTCTCTTCTGTTTCTTATACTCTTCTGTTTAGCATGTCCCATAATCTCACGCAAAAATAGCCCCACCGCAATTTTCAGTAAAAAATGTGCAGTTCGTCGAATTTTTACAACTTTCCGATTTTTTTACTGCGGCTTACAGTACACTCGCGGAgctggatttttttgtgtttaaAGTACAATACGAGGGATAATCGTAAAAAATTTTCAGGAAGAAAATCCAGAATCTTATACAGCAAAAAATTCGTGTATTTGCACAGTTTTTTGCAAATTTCGTGCATGCCAGACGAGTCGAGCCCGAAGGTTAAACTTGCTTATATATGGTACAATGAACTCTCTCCCCAATCAAATCAGACACTTTCTAACATACTGCGTGCCTTAAGTAGGCCCCTAATGCCTGCTTAAAACGGCATAGGTTTCCGCCAAGCACTGCATCCTTGAGTGGCTCTGCACCCCATAAAGCGAAATTCGTTAGCAAATCCCTACGTTTTGCTGATTTTCGAGTCataaggaagcacaaaaaaatcCCGTCAAGTTCTCGGGGGGTGGCcgagcggcacctctggatcatttcgcgtggaatgaTCCATATGGATCACAAGTGTGATGGAAGGAACAATATAATTCACACATGGTTGAGACTTCGCCCGGGAAGTAACCAGCTGCAATGGCGATGCCACATTGCGCGACCTGACGCTAACGCTTTTCACCTGCTCGTTCGTACTTTTCGGGCACATGTGCCCTTCCAACGACATCTTGCCGAGGCTAATGCTAGCACGCTTTGCCGCGCGCCGTTTCCTGGTTTTCTCGCAGCTCCCGTTCATTTTCTTTAGCGAATGCATCTGCATTCACGCAGCGATTCACGCACATGTGCGAGCTTAAATGTTCCGCAGGGCGTCGCCTACGCTGTAACACCACAGTATCTGCGGCGGTGGACGACATTGCCCGAAACGCACAATGAGAACACTAGAGATCACTAGTGATCTCGATATCGCTGGTAAAATTTTGTTACCAACAGCTCTAAGTGATTACAAGGTCATATAGATCCCTCTCCACATCTCGTCACAAACACCAAACGTTGAAGTTCAAGACAGAGACAATTATGATGCTATCCTGAGGTATTATCCCGTTTCTACCCTGGCTACCGCAAGGAATTTAAGCTGACCTAGTTTCATAGTGGACACAAAGAGGCCCTTCTAGAAGGCATTTACAAGACAGAGAGGAACGGTAAACTCGAGCAAGTAAGCAAGGGTAGGCAAAAAGCATATTAAGCACTTTTCTCGCGGAAAATTCCTTATACCTGCTTCTGCTTGATACAAGGTGTCCAAGCTAACATGCACCATATTCCAACGAAAAACTGATGTTAGCTGATGATAACGGATGTAGCAGCATAAAAATCGCGTTCGAGTCTCCGACTCAATCTCAGCAGCTTTGGTAGCCCTTCCCGCACGAGCAACGAGCGCGTGCAAAGACTATTGAGATTGAGCCTCACTCTCGTACTCAACTTTCATGCAAACGCGCCCTGAAATGGAGCCGCGCGTGTAGGTGTGCTCCCCTCGTGTCACGTGGTACACTTTCGGATTTCGCGCGCGTTCTTTCTTACAAGGAAAGAAAAAGCCACGCAAGGCGTACGCTGTAGGAAACAGAATTGCGAGGGCGTTTCGCGAGACGCGCTACAGATTTCCAATTCACATCTCGGCCCGAAGACGAATAATTAAAATTACACGACGACTACTATTCTGTAATGCGAATTTCAGCAGTACctgttgtgtgtggatgttgacacttttattgctgaTATATGCGCAAttactttagagtgacgagtactgccttgtgatctaTGAAGTGAGTGGTGATAATATTCCTAAATTGGGACCAAAGCGGGAAGGAAACGCTGAAAAATCGCGAGTTTCCGGGACAACGTTCCCATTCCAGCGTATGTGAAAACTGCTTTTATTGGCTTTAGATTACTTTTACGTGTCTACCATCACCGAAGTCGACAGCCAACAGACAGAAGAAGACAGAGAGGAGGAAGAGAGATGAAGCGATGTAAAAAATTTGGCTGAATCATTAACCTTGAAAAAATACATACGATTAGAACACGCGACTCTTCACAATATTGTGCGGTTTTATCGTCTTATGACCCAACATCATATTTTAGACCCCGGTGCACGTTGGCTTGGAGACCTCGTTGAAGGAAGCAAGCACTGCAGTTGGCTTCAAACTACATATACCTCATATCTGCATCGAAGCACCGCAAATAGGCCTCATTGCAACCCGTGTAGTACGTCAGTGCATTTTTCGATGCGTGCACTTGGAGGGAATTCAAGGCCTTCGTGTGCCCCCCGTAGATGATGCTTTTGCACGGGTTCTGAAATGAAACAAGCACACAAGATTTTGGGCGTGCTATGTTCAATGGCGAACAAGGAACCTACCAGAAGGCCAAACCGCTTGCCGGTGTGGTCACTGGAGCAGGTGTAGGCACATCCCTTGGAAAGCTGAAATGGAAAGCACGGTTCGCATAATAGCCCATGAGATCGCATAACTTATGCACGTGGAGGGCAACGAATACATATCACGTGTCGCATGCAAACTTGAGCGTGTAATTTTAAACCAACGCTATAATTTCAGTCTTACCTTAGTCGTAGTTGCATTCAGTGAGAGTCTGTGTCTGAAAAAGATATCCAGAAGGTTTTGGAAGCATTGTTAATACTTGTGTTACACAGTCATTTTGAACCCGGCAAGAAAGTTTTGTCTGTCCACAGTCGTGGGGGACGCCGTTGCAAGTAACACTGAAGTGGGCGCAGTTGGCCCATCTTGTTGTGACTAGAACCCCACTAAAATTCCTTCCCGACAATTTGAAGCATATGGTGACAACAGCGTAATGTTAATTTGTGAGCGAATAAAAACGCTAGAAAAAACTGCATCAagttattattttctttttatccGTAGGTTTAGCCATACTTTTCTGACTCTCGCAGTAGTCCTGTAGCAAGGACAGTTAAGACAGTCGCTCTGAGCAAGGTAGTGCTTACCAAGCGCACAAGAGTAAGGTCAGTGGGGCTCTGCACAACATATCAGTATGCTAAACTACATAGCGGGAGACAGTGTACTCTATCTTCTTCGTGCTACTTAttttcaacttgcggaactgtggagaacacggagcacgtgctggtcacctgcccaCGCTTCGACTCTCGTCGACGAATACTGAACAACGCCCACGCGAAACTTCACAACCGACGTTTTAATGTATGAGAGGTTAGTGCGGCGCTGGCCAAAGCAGGACCTgtaacctgcgctgtgtgccctggcgaacTATCTCAACGAATACGTGgtgaaataatcttttaaatcattcagagTTTTCACACGTTTTCACACAGGGGCGACGGATGATTAGGAACATCCGCAAGAGACGCCTTGATCCCTTCACAACgcgactggtaaacagcgctggcggttctgtgagatagcgtgctcttagtATGGAcggtagagagttttagtacgtcGTACGCAAACGTGATAGCGTACGTAACGAATAGCGCCGGGAGCTCCGCCTATTCGCggagctctctttctgttatgggtgTGCGcggaaccatcaacgctattccttacgtacgcaagggcgatagcgtacgacgtaCTAAAACTCTCAAATGACGAATGCACTGCGATCGTTGTGTAGTTTGGTAGAGAAGGAGAGGAAACACCAAAGCGTCTATTGATGTCTTGCGGCTGTTCGTTAACTTCCGTCACTCCCACGTGcaaaccaggcggatgaacacggaATTGGCAGCCGGATAATCGATCCAATGAGCGCATTGGtccactgctccgcgcaaggaATATGTCAACGGCAACCGAATAGTTTCACGAAAAAAATCGCTAAGTGTCGACgccttcttcattttttttttctttaaatagTTTTCGTTGAAGGTCCCGACACGTAAAACAGTGGTTCGGAAAGCCTCCTcggtaaaatttaaaagttacgatatttatttatttagtgaGCGCAGGCAGATAAGGCGCTCACCACTCGGTTCATGACCCATGTCCCacggatctttaccaaaaagaaagttGATCGACAGCGCCATCTGGCTACTAATTATTTAGCGGGGGACCCTTGTGAGACACCCCGTATACGACGTATCCTGAGATTAGCACCACAACAGGGCCGGCGACCATATGGGTGCAGGGAAGGGGGCCTGTATATACGTCATCTTATCATTCACACTTACGTATCTCGCTACCAGTTTGTGAACACTACACGTTGACGATCTGTTCTGTCATTTGTTACTCTTTCTTGCTCTCTCAACTTTGTCACTTTGAGCGATGGCTTTGCATTGTTTTTGCTATTATTATTCGATTCAAATGCTACGTTGATGCCTACCACTCCTCCACGAAATGTACAGTAGGACCCCTGGGGttcaacaaaataaataaataaaatgaataatATTTTACACATCCGTATAACATCCATATATTTTTCTGAGGGAGATAGGCCGGTAGTTAGTACGATGAACATTATTGTCATGAGATTGATAAATTGCAAACAACGTTCGTAATTTTCTCGTCTTCGGGTAGGCTACTATGGTCGAATGGATGCTCAAGTAGCTTACTTAGGCAAATAGATGGGTTATCGTAATGGACGGGAGGAGCATGACGACTTCAAAGAATTACTTTTGCTATGCCGGATGAATTTATTGATATGGGTGACATTGGTAAGAAGTTGAATGATTGACGCAACCGGACAAGCAGCTGAAGGAAAAAATTGACATTAATGTCTCGTTCGACGAGCAGGAACACCTCTCAGGTGGGATAGCAACACCGGGGGTATTGACCACcagttcggttcgggttcgggttcacaGTGGTTGGATTtcgtttcggttcagttccggttcggccacgccgaaaaccgaaccggttcgaCGCTTCCATTTTGtatctcccataaaactgcttttaccAGGAAATGTgcggctaatagcttactgttGCTGTCTGCATCGACCTCTTGAATGACCAGGTACTCCCCTTAGTGAGAGAAAGGAGGAATGTACGAACACTTGCAAAGAGCGTCCAcactgatgaagcggtgtagtcctgctgcTATATATGTTCCCGAAATGTCATTCTTCACACGCACAATGCCGACAAGATACACTTAAGTGAAGCCTAGTAAGAGGGATAGTATTTAGAAAGCGGTAGTCGCCGGCATattgcattcgcagcgtgatGCTACGTTCACACTACGTCAGTTAACGCCGCGAATGTCGCGAACGCCGGAGATGCCGGTGAACTTGTCACGTTCACAAAGCAATCCCTGAATCCCGCGGACGCCGCGAAGGTGCCGAAACCCGCAGCGCGAGAGTAGAGAGTGTGGAGTGGAGTGTCGTTGAGGAAGAGTGAGGGGTCTGCCTGTCTGAGTGATGGCATGTTTCTCACTGAGAGTAGAGACTGCTACTTTTGACGGGAGTGCCGGGAAAGACGCGtgtctggaccaatcagcgtgcTCCGCTAGCGAGAATACTGGGACGGGAGAACAGCGGCGTGGACAACAAACATGGCGGATGCGTAACCTGCTCTACGAAATTTTAATAAAGACTCTAAGGTCGAGCTAAATGTTGTACGACAGCAAACGTAAGAGAAACGTAGATATGAACACCGCATCATGGCAGCTGCTGAAAGAAGACGAGGAAGTAAGTGTGTCGACTGTGTTGAGACATGTGTAGGTGCACGTCGTCTGCTGCTCGAAGCGGGCATCGCTTTACAGATCCGTAACTTAAAAACCCAAGACAAGGGGACAAAagaacgacaacacagacaaggtctcaaacacagctgaaagtttacttaACAGAAAGCTTACTCAAAGTTTACTTAACAGAAAGCTTACTCAAATTTCTTCGCAACAAAAAGCAGGTTATGAGTACTCATAGCCTGAAAAtaaaagaactgatgttctgaggctggaacaacatagaagggacaatcacatacaaggcctcaagttgcctaagaaatttgactggtttgtcccttcagatgacgcaccctggatgtcgctgagaaggcgtgttagcttagctcacatggtagagccctggaccggaaatccaaaagatgtgggctcgagtcctacagctggctaaccttttcagtgactttcatctttcactcaTAGCCTGCTTTTTTTTGCGAAGAAATTTGATGTGAACCTTGTATTTTTAAATGACTTTCGTTTAGACTCGTTGACACCCTTTGAAAAAGTTGAAACTTCGTGTAAAACCCACAGAACTGTGTATGTGAACTGCCGTTCTAATATTATATATCAGATACCTCTGGAATGTGGTTTTTGTTATATCGGCCAAAGTAAACGCTGCCTAAATGATCGCTTGCGGGAGCCTGCCCTCAATGTAAAAAATAACGGTTGTTCTTCCGAATTGGTAAAACACCTACAAGTCTGTAGAGGTTGTGCGCCCAGATGGCATGAACGCTTTCTAGTGTCCAGTGAAAGTGACCTTAACAAAAGGCTTATGAAGGAAACGCTGTCCATTATCtctgctgggaactgtgtcagcaagccttCCCTGACCTTCCCGTTGGTTTTGGGGATGTTCTTACGTTCTCCTCACCCTGCTTTCTGACCCACTTGAACTCGTTAtatgtttgtgctgttaagtaaactttcagctgtgtttgagaccttaTCTGTGTTGTcgcttcttttttgtttttttcccctagtctcgggtttttcagttatggatctataccaccagctcgcttgttacctctctatcctctcgctTTACAGGTTGTTGTATAAAACACAATAAATACGTATTTGGCGATTGTTATTCTGATGTATCACAACGACATTATACGTATTACAGTGTGGAGCTTGAGTACAGTCCGAATAATTAAACGGATCAGTTTTTGTAGCGGAGTACGGTGGTGCCAGTAGTGCCGGCATTCCCTGCGTTCGCAACACAGTGCGAAAGAGAGGGTCGCGAATGCCATAAAAGCGGTGAATGAGTTCCCTGCGTTCGCGACTTTCGATCATGTAGTGTGAACGTAGCATGAATCGATCTGAagccgtactgaagcatgtcgaaaataagtctgTCATGCTTGCTCTGtgcgagctcacagcagtgtaccagttaatccacatCGGTTAATCCACAACAGAAAGGCAAagtgtcacgacacaattgcactaccatTACTACATTACTAGCAGAACGACATTTACTTTAGAGACCACAACAAATCAAACAGACACCGTGCTCCTTCTCCACCTCtctgtttctgacttgtttaatttttactgatCACGTGTACaaggaaatgttgggcgcttgcttaatcacatattcgtcctatagggACCGCACGCAAAAGTTTCGGCCGACATCCACTAGGCATACTCCATTCCTGCtccattcgtccgcgtggcgctcacaaggacaactgcgcttcaagtGTTAAAAAAGATGCTGATAGCATATTTATTATGCTAAGGTGAAAATAGGTGAATAAGGTGAAgtactgctaggtgaaaatttgcaaACTCCATAGAATGGAGACCAGTGCGTACTCGCTCGGGGGTTGAGAGACGAACTCTTATCCTGACTttgaacagcaacaacaacaactttatttcaggatgatgggtggggagtttcatcgtagggagcgatactctaccccagtgctggaggtgaagcggggaatgaagtaatgggtcccgttacaatgaggatcgaagtcctgtggcgtccaaaaaggcgaagagagccttgagggcagagcgttggtgaggtggatgcggccaggggagaagcaattttgtgagggagagggggcgggagtctagctcgttaagggaggcggagagtacggagcgggaagggtggtagtgtgggcaatggagaaggatgtgctcgagatcttcaacagcaccgcagtgactgcagcgGTGGgagttaaagctcagctccgccgattttcgactgcgacagaatggagccatgcttgggctgttcgtccgtttccgcacagggagcatacatgtgaaaaattttcacccatttgtttgtagtttgtAAGAAAACAATTTCTTTAAATTTCcatggcacggcggtcctgtggtcggcaaaccctgaccaatcccggcttcgtcctggcttagccgcgctcgtggcttggctaacgccaaatcgtcgatgcgatggcggagatctatgggcgaaggtgaatgttttgggtgtgttccgtgataattgctgtcgttaatagcctcaaagatagttttgccggtcttctttaacaagccttacaggatggcctcgttgtgcaacgacggccgtcgtcagcggacattctgtgcccgcactgtgcttcatgctaccaacaagacctaacacctaacgtgtgacgtactcgtacgcattctcaatagctttggcagcgcactatgcgcggacttgctacGCGTggagaaagcaccaccaaagctattgagaacgagtacgtgctcgaagacgaagtatttcttataagaaacgtgataaaacggtgcggtggtccccgatagctcgtgacagctatttcagcacgatacagcggccatgacggagtgtaaacacaaactggttgccaggcagagctggctaggtgtgacTATCCAATCCGcacagttccaagtatgacgtcacaagtggaaccgccgcccggtagtttttctcaaatttctcacgaaggagtatcgaaatttggaaagcaatgtgcgtttatgaatgaagttgggaccacggttctgaatatcacaatgtcttcatactttcggaacagcagcggagctgcactttaacctgtctcaagcggtagcgccactgtgctgtgaaggcaaCGTcaaggcgcattcgatgaactaatgcggcatcttgacgagagatatgtgctggcatgctgAAAGCGAGcactgggtcaactctgctcagcatggcggggggtagaatgtcggcggtccgttggcgggtagccagaggagtcacaaggcttcgaagtatggaccgccgatcgcctctcagcagtgcaatacgcctccgtgtccgagacgagagagatgcttcggcggcgctgtccgccagttcatcgccttcgacaccgcaatgggcgggaacccattggagagcgagccaATGTTCTGCTTCATAGACCTGACTTTGATGTCCAAACCATttcgttgcgaaccggttacggctattattttttttcggttctgcgccggttcgggttcaacattgtcatgaaaatttcgggtTCCGGCAAAAGTAAAGGTTCAGGTGTGGTTTTCGGCTCgcgttcggttcgacaccctggggCATACTGCTCTGAAACTGGGGTTCATTTAATTCACCACGATGGTTTAGATTTAATCCATTAAAGAAGCATGGAAGTGATCCCCAAAACATTTTCTTTTCGCTGCtacgtcttctgcaacgaataaaatgagcgcCTGCGATAGAACGATAAGCGCACGTAACCTACAGAGCACACGCGAGGCTCTGAtccgcacacctttcaaaaTCCCTCTCGACATCCAAAGCGTGCATCGGCGAAGcagaagacgtcgtgacgtatcacgggctccgGCACGTGACTAGTTATGTTCAACGGCACAGctacagtggctagaaggagaagtgtgccggGCGCCGGGAAATAAGCGCACAAAATTGCAATGAAAGGTCCAGGTGGCACTGGTCGCAGTAGGCGAGTTACCTCCCAAAGGTCTCCTACGTGGGAAGTTGCGGAGATCGGCACTAAACCCGAGGACTTCACGTTAGCTTGAAAAGGAATCTTGTTAGTCCTTGATTCGTGTACTCTTAATTATGCAGCGATAACTACGAGAACACGAGCACGCGCAATttttaaacaaagaaaaaaagatagagTCATGATCGTACAGTACTGAACACATTTATATTTTACCGAGACGTCATAGTGAATATTTTCAAATGGCATATTTTCAAGCAAAAATAGCGTATTTTCGTTGAACATAAGTGAGgagacaagcgagctggtgtatacatgtacgattgaacggaaacatctccttgattTCCGTTCAAGCGTATTTTCAAATGCTTCCGTCGCTCTCTTTTTGACACATTCTCTTTATTCAAGAAAAtttgagagagaaagaaaaaaaagagacttTGTAAGAGAATGCAGTCGTGTGACTAAAAAGACATGAAGAACACGTCTAATCAAGagagaacaagagagaaactgagttctgaggatggaacaacatagaagggacagatacaaacaaagcctcaaatgacgcaccccgaaagtcgctggagaggcgtgttagcttagctcaattggtagagccctggaccggtaatccctacagctggctaaccttttcagtgactttcatctttcaacgtcTAATCAGTTCATTGCAGTGCACGTCAGCCAATTTGTTCAAGCCTTAGATTGGTCAAGGACTTGCATAAATAACAAacaacgttgggctagttggtaaacATACGACGTGGTAGAAAGCGCACAAAAACACGGACTAGAAGAAGACGACAACACCTGCGCTGTCTTGCGTCGTCTTCTTCCAGTCCGTGTTTTTGTGCGCTTTCTACTATGACTTGCATAAAGTCAAAGATACTGCCGGCGTTGAGCTTCTGAGTGGAAAAATATAACGTAAATGCTGCTTCCAGCACTAAAATGAGCTTGGCCAGTCCATGGCCAGGGTATAGTAGACGTCGAAGCAGCTGGTGAACTCACTTTCTTGGATCTGTGCGGCTTATGAAAATGATCTTCTAGTTTATATACAGCTCATATAACCATGTCCTATCCAGCATATTCGCTCCCAATCTAGCAGAGAGAAATCTGAATAAAGGTGCGTACAGGGTTTATTATGcgcactgtatacattttctaaacAGGAATTCTTTCTAACCAGCCCTTATCAAATTCTGTATCAAGCACACTGCATACAG is a window of Ornithodoros turicata isolate Travis unplaced genomic scaffold, ASM3712646v1 Chromosome17, whole genome shotgun sequence DNA encoding:
- the LOC135372771 gene encoding uncharacterized protein LOC135372771 — encoded protein: MTCSREESPRTSSSAASCGGATHLPLVCSFDAEPILGRKLTPSGGGRLQFAHEEDSARHPVLLPAKHRLRELLVLDVHRRLHHTGVQDTLCELRLKYWIVKGLQTVRRVLQTCLQCRRRRLSSQTAPVAPLPRERVTPTNQFDVVGVDIAGPLYVHEDGKQRKAYIVLLTCGVTRAVQLELATGMSAQHFLSAFRRFPSRRGVPSLMMSDNARTFHQVSRLLSSEDVLNFAATYRIPWKFIVERAPWWGGWWERMVRSVKDALKRCLGRQRLTFEELAKALCEAECIVNCRPLTYVTSETEDLDSLTPADFLVGKHLTLLPTPGEVAPPPSAKGLRQYLKVQGRHRSQFWS